One genomic region from Paenibacillus antri encodes:
- a CDS encoding putative sporulation protein YtxC: MELFTLLVNPADIDAERVAEAMRAAIVEASPVADGIELRRVPLTGGTGIVCDIANASQETIAKARKAASRPLAAAVIEGYEREWLQKYIAKEVGTEDREGVAAVQEQCDRMLAAKPNEDGVEVFYERRLSKLAEAIEAYLGEERFLNVEGFLRFRAGSYVEELRDSVAYAVDEWMMERQYQEFISLLKYFVYIQEAKIPAAHVVHHGNHDFTLLNERMLPIDTKQMDQFVVELIDKDISYEDVIVSTLISVSPGKLFVHTQTPEEQVIKTILTIFEGRAELCVDCGVCLPLIEERRRK; the protein is encoded by the coding sequence ATGGAGCTGTTCACTCTGCTTGTGAACCCCGCCGACATCGACGCGGAGCGCGTCGCGGAAGCGATGCGAGCCGCCATCGTCGAAGCGAGTCCCGTAGCGGACGGGATCGAGCTTCGCAGAGTTCCGCTTACGGGCGGGACAGGCATCGTATGCGATATCGCCAACGCGAGCCAGGAAACCATCGCGAAAGCCCGCAAGGCTGCGTCGCGACCGCTTGCGGCGGCTGTCATAGAAGGTTATGAACGCGAGTGGCTGCAGAAGTACATCGCGAAGGAAGTCGGAACCGAAGACCGGGAGGGCGTCGCCGCGGTGCAGGAGCAATGCGACCGCATGCTGGCGGCGAAGCCGAACGAGGACGGCGTCGAGGTGTTTTACGAACGCCGCTTGTCCAAGCTGGCCGAAGCGATCGAGGCGTATCTCGGCGAAGAGCGTTTCCTGAACGTGGAAGGGTTCCTCCGGTTTCGCGCCGGATCGTACGTGGAGGAGCTGCGCGATTCGGTCGCGTACGCGGTCGACGAATGGATGATGGAGCGTCAGTACCAGGAGTTCATCTCGTTGCTGAAATATTTCGTCTACATTCAAGAGGCGAAAATTCCGGCGGCGCATGTCGTCCATCACGGCAACCATGACTTCACGCTGCTGAACGAGCGGATGCTGCCGATCGATACGAAGCAGATGGACCAATTCGTCGTGGAGCTGATCGACAAGGACATCAGTTACGAGGACGTCATCGTCAGTACGCTCATTTCGGTATCGCCGGGCAAGCTGTTCGTGCATACCCAGACGCCCGAGGAGCAAGTGATCAAGACGATTCTGACCATATTCGAGGGCCGCGCGGAGCTGTGCGTCGATTGCGGCGTCTGCCTGCCGCTGATCGAGGAGCGCCGGAGGAAATAA
- a CDS encoding PLP-dependent transferase, translated as MKHIESRLAQIGSLEDPQTGAVSYPIYQSTAFRHPKLGQSTGFDYARTKSPTRKVLEEAFAGLESGDAGFACSTGMAALQTIFALFSSGDHLLVSLDLYGGTYRLIEQIMTRFGVTASYVDTNDLDALESHFRPGSTKAVLIETPTNPLMMVTDLERVAAWAKKKDLITIVDNTLLTPFFQRPLELGCDIVVHSATKYLGGHNDVLAGLIVTKGEELSQKIAFLHNSIGAVLGPQDSWLLMRGLKTLALRMERHQHNALKISQWLSEHPMVSEVFYPALPSHPGHDIQNRQSSGNTGIFSFKMKDARTIEPILRHIKLIAFAESLGGVESLMTYPAVQTHADIPKDIRDKVGVDETLLRFSVGIEHSDDLIDDLAQAFDAAAAELK; from the coding sequence GTGAAACATATCGAAAGCCGCCTCGCGCAGATCGGGTCCTTGGAGGATCCGCAGACGGGCGCCGTCAGCTATCCGATTTACCAATCGACCGCATTCCGCCATCCGAAGCTCGGACAGAGCACGGGCTTCGATTACGCCCGGACGAAGTCGCCGACGCGCAAGGTGCTCGAGGAGGCGTTCGCAGGTCTCGAGTCCGGCGACGCCGGGTTCGCCTGCAGCACCGGCATGGCCGCGCTGCAGACGATCTTCGCCCTATTTTCGTCCGGCGATCACCTGCTCGTCAGCCTCGATCTGTACGGGGGTACATACCGCTTGATCGAGCAAATCATGACGCGCTTCGGCGTGACGGCGTCGTACGTCGACACGAACGATCTCGACGCGCTCGAATCGCACTTCCGCCCCGGCTCGACGAAGGCGGTGCTCATCGAGACGCCGACGAATCCGCTCATGATGGTGACGGATCTCGAGCGCGTCGCCGCTTGGGCGAAGAAGAAGGACCTGATCACGATCGTCGACAACACGCTGCTGACGCCGTTCTTCCAGCGTCCGCTGGAGCTCGGCTGCGACATCGTCGTCCACAGCGCGACGAAGTATCTCGGCGGCCACAACGACGTGCTCGCGGGTCTCATCGTCACGAAAGGCGAAGAGCTGTCGCAGAAGATCGCCTTCCTGCACAACTCGATCGGCGCGGTGCTCGGACCGCAGGACTCCTGGCTGCTCATGCGCGGCCTGAAGACGCTCGCGCTGCGGATGGAGCGGCACCAGCACAACGCGCTGAAAATTTCGCAATGGTTATCGGAGCACCCGATGGTGTCCGAGGTGTTCTACCCGGCGCTGCCGTCGCATCCGGGCCACGATATCCAAAACCGGCAGTCGTCGGGTAATACGGGGATCTTCTCGTTCAAGATGAAGGACGCCCGCACGATCGAGCCGATCCTGCGCCATATCAAGCTGATCGCGTTCGCGGAGAGCCTCGGCGGCGTCGAGTCGCTCATGACGTATCCGGCGGTGCAGACGCACGCGGACATCCCGAAGGACATCCGCGACAAGGTCGGCGTCGACGAGACGCTGCTTCGCTTCTCGGTCGGCATCGAGCACAGCGACGATTTGATCGACGATCTCGCGCAGGCGTTCGACGCGGCGGCCGCGGAATTGAAGTAA
- the thrS gene encoding threonine--tRNA ligase, protein MIKVTLPDGSIREYEAGSTIEDVAGSISPGLKKNAVGGKVNGKSVDLSFALKEDAAVEIVTLDSEAGVEVLRHSTAHLLAQAIKRIYGADNVRLGVGPVIEDGFYYDIDLDTPISVEDFPKIEKEMERIVGENLAITRREVSREEAKAIFKGINDPLKVELLDAIPGDEPITLYDQGEFFDLCRGPHLPATSRIKAFKLLSVAGAYWRGDAKNKMLQRIYGTAFPKKAQLDEHLVLLEEAKKRDHRKIGRELKMFSFSREVGQGLPLWLPRGAKLRRIMERYIVDLEERLGYSHVYTPVLANVELYKISGHWAHYQEDMFPVMGMDNEELVLRPMNCPHHMMVYKSDMRSYRDLPVRIAELGTMHRYEMSGALTGLHRVRAMTLNDAHIFCRPDQIKEEFARVVQLIQHVYKDFGIEEYRFRLSYRDPNNKEKYFDDDAMWEMSQRMLKEVVEDLGLPYYEAEGEAAFYGPKLDVQIKTALKKEETLSTAQLDFLLPQRFELEYVGEDGQKHRPVVIHRGIISTMERMTAFLLENFVGALPTWLSPVQAVVVPVSDKFSDYAKNVQEKMQASRLRVDADLRNEKLGYKIREAQLERIPYMFVVGENEQSAGTVSIRRRGDGDIGAFPVEEAIRMIQEEVGGKVY, encoded by the coding sequence ATGATTAAGGTAACGCTGCCGGACGGGTCGATTCGCGAATACGAGGCCGGATCGACGATCGAGGACGTCGCGGGCTCGATCAGCCCGGGATTGAAGAAGAACGCGGTGGGCGGCAAGGTGAACGGCAAGTCCGTCGACCTGAGCTTCGCGTTGAAAGAAGACGCGGCGGTGGAGATCGTCACGCTCGATTCCGAAGCGGGCGTCGAGGTGCTCCGCCACAGCACGGCGCATCTGCTTGCGCAGGCGATCAAGCGGATCTACGGCGCGGACAACGTGCGTCTCGGCGTCGGTCCGGTCATCGAAGACGGTTTCTATTACGATATCGATCTCGATACGCCGATCTCCGTCGAGGACTTCCCGAAGATCGAGAAAGAGATGGAGCGCATCGTCGGCGAAAATTTGGCGATCACGCGCCGCGAAGTGAGCCGCGAAGAGGCGAAGGCCATTTTCAAAGGGATCAACGATCCGTTGAAGGTAGAGCTGCTCGACGCGATTCCGGGCGACGAGCCGATCACGCTGTACGATCAAGGCGAGTTCTTCGATCTGTGCCGCGGACCGCACCTGCCGGCAACCAGCCGGATCAAGGCGTTCAAGCTGCTCAGCGTGGCGGGCGCTTACTGGCGCGGCGACGCGAAGAATAAGATGCTGCAGCGCATCTACGGCACGGCGTTCCCGAAGAAGGCGCAGCTGGACGAGCACTTGGTGCTCTTGGAAGAAGCGAAGAAGCGGGATCATCGGAAAATCGGCCGCGAGCTGAAGATGTTCTCCTTCTCGCGCGAGGTCGGCCAAGGCTTGCCGCTCTGGCTGCCGCGGGGCGCGAAGCTGCGCCGCATCATGGAGCGCTACATCGTCGATCTCGAAGAGCGCCTCGGCTACAGCCACGTCTATACGCCGGTGCTCGCGAACGTCGAGCTCTATAAGATTTCGGGCCACTGGGCGCATTATCAAGAGGACATGTTCCCGGTGATGGGCATGGACAACGAGGAGCTCGTCCTCCGTCCGATGAACTGCCCGCATCATATGATGGTGTATAAGAGCGACATGCGGAGCTACCGCGACCTGCCGGTCCGCATCGCCGAGCTCGGCACGATGCACCGGTACGAGATGTCCGGCGCGTTGACGGGCCTCCATCGCGTCCGCGCGATGACGCTGAACGACGCCCACATCTTCTGCCGTCCGGACCAGATCAAGGAGGAGTTCGCGCGCGTCGTGCAGCTGATCCAGCATGTGTACAAGGACTTCGGCATCGAGGAATACCGGTTCCGCCTGTCGTACCGCGATCCGAACAACAAGGAGAAGTACTTCGACGACGACGCGATGTGGGAGATGTCCCAGCGCATGCTGAAGGAAGTCGTCGAGGACCTCGGCTTGCCGTACTACGAGGCGGAAGGCGAAGCGGCGTTCTACGGGCCGAAGCTGGACGTGCAAATCAAGACCGCTTTGAAAAAGGAAGAGACGCTCTCCACGGCGCAGCTGGACTTCCTGCTGCCGCAGCGGTTCGAGCTCGAATACGTCGGCGAGGACGGTCAGAAGCATCGTCCGGTCGTCATCCATCGCGGGATCATCTCTACGATGGAGCGCATGACGGCGTTCCTGCTCGAAAATTTCGTCGGCGCGCTGCCGACGTGGCTGTCGCCGGTGCAGGCGGTGGTCGTTCCGGTATCGGACAAGTTCTCGGATTACGCCAAGAACGTACAGGAGAAGATGCAGGCGTCTCGCCTCCGGGTCGACGCGGATCTTCGCAACGAGAAGCTCGGCTATAAGATTCGCGAAGCGCAGCTGGAGCGCATCCCGTACATGTTCGTCGTCGGCGAGAACGAGCAGAGCGCCGGCACGGTATCGATCCGGCGCCGCGGCGACGGCGATATCGGCGCGTTCCCGGTCGAGGAAGCGATCCGGATGATCCAAGAAGAGGTCGGCGGGAAAGTCTACTAA
- a CDS encoding methyl-accepting chemotaxis protein: MGWTFWKKSGNIADARRAGSSATAEVVEAFLNESQVFADRLIASVDDLGRAADHLNDIAERSSDAGDKLRKRSLHVMSRLKQTLVWMKEADAQAERVHALSDRMKQESERTRANMVDMNEAVHESVRALSELDGLNRTVVDHVKHSTERMKHIEDINELLREIVGQTSLLALNASIEAARAGEAGRGFVVVADRIKKLAEQSREAVERSSRMVEEIGLGAAQAAAAVETERASVQRAIGHVRAIALKLDEASAAVEAVHDSALGVADANREQRIRVSRTADMVNEAAELGQETVQSVEQTMADMRRQREGIESLQTVGAELQQASSELVSSILSLRAEDGAELDGVDLEQAKRILRSLADELTAAGLDKDRHKGMLLRALREHDGVEAVWSNDPDGRFIFSEPAAGLLHARHREWWKRAMAGELYISEPYVSAITKRPCVTLAVRYQGGAGGVVGIDLRV; this comes from the coding sequence GTGGGTTGGACATTCTGGAAGAAGTCAGGGAACATAGCTGACGCGAGGAGGGCCGGAAGCTCCGCTACGGCGGAAGTGGTCGAAGCGTTCCTGAACGAATCGCAAGTGTTTGCGGACCGTCTCATCGCCAGCGTGGACGACCTCGGCCGGGCCGCCGATCATCTGAACGATATCGCGGAGCGCTCCTCCGACGCGGGCGACAAGCTGCGCAAGCGAAGCTTGCACGTCATGAGCCGCTTGAAGCAGACGCTCGTCTGGATGAAGGAAGCCGACGCCCAAGCGGAGCGCGTGCACGCGCTGTCGGATCGCATGAAGCAGGAGAGCGAGCGGACGCGCGCGAATATGGTCGACATGAACGAGGCGGTCCATGAGTCGGTGCGCGCGCTGTCCGAGCTCGACGGGTTGAATCGGACGGTGGTCGACCATGTGAAGCATTCGACCGAGCGGATGAAGCATATCGAGGATATTAACGAGCTGCTTCGGGAGATCGTCGGGCAGACGTCGCTGCTCGCCTTGAACGCCTCGATCGAGGCGGCGCGCGCCGGCGAAGCCGGCCGCGGGTTCGTCGTCGTCGCGGATCGGATCAAGAAGCTCGCGGAGCAAAGCCGCGAAGCGGTCGAACGTTCCTCGCGCATGGTCGAGGAGATCGGGCTCGGCGCCGCGCAGGCCGCGGCGGCGGTGGAGACCGAGCGCGCGTCGGTGCAGCGGGCGATCGGCCATGTGCGGGCGATCGCGCTGAAGCTGGACGAGGCGTCCGCCGCGGTGGAGGCGGTGCACGACTCGGCCCTCGGCGTCGCGGACGCCAACCGGGAGCAGCGGATCCGCGTCTCCCGCACGGCCGACATGGTGAACGAAGCGGCGGAGCTCGGGCAGGAGACGGTGCAGAGCGTCGAGCAGACGATGGCGGACATGCGGCGCCAGCGCGAGGGCATCGAGTCGCTCCAGACGGTCGGCGCGGAGCTGCAGCAAGCGTCCAGCGAGCTCGTCTCGTCGATCCTCTCGCTCCGCGCGGAGGACGGCGCAGAGCTCGACGGCGTCGACCTCGAGCAGGCCAAGCGCATTCTGCGCTCGCTCGCGGACGAGCTGACGGCCGCAGGGCTCGACAAGGACCGGCACAAGGGCATGCTGCTGCGGGCGTTGAGGGAGCATGACGGAGTCGAAGCCGTCTGGTCGAACGACCCCGACGGCCGCTTCATCTTCTCCGAGCCGGCCGCCGGTCTCTTGCACGCGCGCCATCGGGAATGGTGGAAGCGCGCGATGGCGGGCGAGCTGTATATATCGGAGCCGTACGTCTCCGCCATTACGAAGCGCCCTTGCGTCACGCTCGCCGTCCGCTACCAAGGCGGCGCGGGCGGCGTGGTGGGCATCGATTTGCGGGTGTGA
- a CDS encoding 3D domain-containing protein → MMTTTPTKPATTTNGKIRTMVVGMTAFLLIASLGPIGNGKILGAHLEASDDASPTQAEFPGQLQSLSPVKNLGSPAARPTIVQLLQANVKSKSQWMKLAKAVPVLHADKMKQYDEIEVTATGYTAGVESTGKSPDHPQYGITYSGVKVRRDVFSTIAADRKVFPIGTVLHIPGYGYGVVADTGSAIKGKKIDLFFETTKQVYDEWGKKKVKVRVILKGNGKLTEKELNRLNDLILEDGRRKLSV, encoded by the coding sequence ATGATGACAACGACGCCAACGAAGCCTGCGACGACGACGAACGGAAAGATTCGAACGATGGTCGTAGGCATGACCGCTTTCCTATTGATTGCGTCGCTAGGGCCGATAGGCAATGGCAAAATACTAGGAGCGCATCTCGAAGCGTCCGACGACGCGTCGCCGACGCAAGCGGAATTCCCCGGGCAGCTGCAAAGCCTGAGCCCGGTTAAGAACCTGGGATCGCCGGCCGCGCGTCCGACGATCGTGCAGCTCCTGCAAGCGAACGTGAAATCGAAGTCGCAATGGATGAAGCTGGCGAAGGCGGTGCCGGTGCTCCATGCCGACAAGATGAAACAATATGACGAGATCGAAGTGACGGCGACCGGCTATACGGCGGGCGTCGAATCGACCGGCAAGTCGCCGGATCACCCGCAATACGGCATCACGTACTCCGGCGTGAAGGTGCGACGCGACGTATTTTCCACGATCGCGGCCGACCGCAAGGTGTTCCCGATCGGTACGGTGCTGCATATTCCCGGCTACGGCTACGGCGTCGTCGCCGACACCGGCTCCGCGATCAAGGGGAAGAAGATCGACTTGTTCTTCGAGACGACGAAGCAGGTGTACGACGAGTGGGGCAAGAAGAAGGTCAAGGTTCGCGTCATTCTCAAGGGCAACGGAAAACTCACGGAGAAGGAATTGAATCGGTTGAACGACCTGATCTTGGAGGACGGTCGGAGGAAGCTGTCGGTATAA
- the mqnC gene encoding cyclic dehypoxanthinyl futalosine synthase, with product MSIDAILDKALRGERLTMEDGLALFASDEIEKMGAAADQIMKKFHPEPVTTFVIGRNINYTNICDVYCRFCAFYRQPGSDEGYVLPDETIFRKIQETIDVGGTEILMQGGTNPNLPFSYYTDLLRGIKQRFPDITMHSFSPAEIRKMADVSGLPVDEVVRELKAAGLDSLPGGGAEILDDRTRKKISRLKGSWRDWIDVMRSAHRAGMNTTATMVIGFGESMEERVLHLLRIRDAQDECIAENNPSTGFLAFIVWTFQPDNTNLKAEKATPEEYLKTLAIARLMLDNIPNFQSSWVTMGPEVGKKSLSFGCNDFGSTMIEENVVSAAGTTHKVNIELILKLIREAGKLPAQRDTKYNTIRTFDDESAGVDKDFVMQN from the coding sequence ATGAGCATAGATGCGATTCTGGACAAGGCGCTTCGGGGCGAACGGCTGACGATGGAAGACGGTCTGGCGTTGTTCGCGTCGGACGAAATCGAGAAGATGGGCGCCGCGGCGGACCAGATTATGAAGAAGTTTCATCCGGAGCCGGTGACGACGTTCGTGATCGGCCGGAATATTAACTATACGAACATCTGCGACGTGTATTGCCGGTTTTGCGCGTTTTACCGCCAACCGGGCTCCGACGAGGGCTACGTGCTGCCGGACGAGACGATCTTCCGGAAAATTCAGGAGACGATCGACGTCGGCGGCACGGAAATCTTAATGCAGGGCGGCACGAATCCGAATTTGCCGTTCTCGTATTACACGGACCTGCTGCGGGGCATTAAGCAGCGGTTCCCGGACATTACTATGCATTCGTTCTCGCCGGCGGAAATCCGCAAGATGGCGGACGTGTCGGGACTTCCGGTGGACGAGGTCGTGCGCGAACTGAAGGCCGCTGGCCTCGACTCGCTGCCGGGAGGCGGCGCCGAAATTCTCGACGACCGGACGCGGAAGAAGATTTCCCGCCTGAAGGGCTCTTGGCGCGATTGGATCGACGTCATGCGTTCGGCGCACCGCGCGGGCATGAACACGACGGCGACGATGGTCATCGGCTTCGGCGAATCGATGGAGGAGCGGGTGCTGCATCTGCTTCGCATTCGCGACGCGCAGGACGAGTGCATCGCCGAAAACAACCCGTCGACGGGCTTCCTCGCCTTCATCGTGTGGACGTTCCAGCCGGATAACACGAACCTGAAGGCCGAGAAGGCGACGCCGGAGGAGTATCTGAAGACGCTCGCGATCGCGCGTCTGATGCTCGACAACATTCCGAACTTCCAATCGTCGTGGGTCACCATGGGACCGGAAGTCGGCAAGAAGTCGCTGTCGTTCGGCTGCAACGACTTCGGCAGCACGATGATCGAAGAAAACGTCGTCTCCGCCGCGGGCACGACGCATAAGGTCAACATCGAGCTGATCCTGAAGCTGATCCGCGAAGCGGGCAAGCTGCCGGCGCAGCGCGACACGAAGTACAACACGATCCGTACGTTCGACGACGAATCGGCGGGCGTGGACAAGGATTTCGTGATGCAAAACTGA
- a CDS encoding YugN family protein, translated as MISLNSNLTNRELDFVELKDALERRLFALGGNWDYNQGSFDRKLDGEKQTVWLRVPFEVVHGELDPDAPQPGTRVVVGTPYVLKHLYNAGDDHTARFYVLSALVNQFQAPVDPDAAVEDAYVAEAKDVLREIESALV; from the coding sequence TTGATTTCTTTAAATTCGAATCTAACGAATCGGGAGCTCGATTTCGTGGAGCTGAAAGACGCGCTCGAGCGCCGCTTGTTCGCGCTCGGCGGCAACTGGGATTACAATCAAGGCAGCTTCGATCGGAAACTCGACGGCGAGAAGCAGACCGTGTGGCTTCGCGTTCCGTTCGAGGTCGTGCACGGCGAGCTGGACCCGGACGCGCCGCAGCCCGGGACGCGCGTCGTCGTCGGGACGCCTTACGTGTTGAAGCATCTCTATAATGCCGGCGACGACCATACGGCTCGCTTTTACGTGCTAAGCGCGTTGGTGAATCAATTCCAAGCGCCGGTCGACCCGGACGCGGCGGTCGAGGACGCCTACGTCGCGGAGGCGAAGGATGTTCTTCGAGAGATCGAATCGGCGCTTGTCTAG
- the metA gene encoding homoserine O-acetyltransferase MetA → MPIKVPDNLPAKEILSNENIFVMDESRAFRQDIRPLRIIILNLMPTKETTETQLLRLLSNTPLQVEVTLLHPETHRSKNTSAEHLESFYKTFNDIRYEQFDGLVITGAPVEHLPFEQVNYWRELQEIMNWANRNVTSTMYICWAAQAGLYHHFGVSKYDMPEKIFGVFPHVLTCSNVKLTRGFDEMFFVPQSRHTDVKQEDIEKVPELDILAVSDEAGVYLVATKDGKHVFVTGHSEYDAETLKWEYDRDIKKGMDIAVPKNYFPKDDPTREPRSTWKAHANLLFSNWLNYYVYQETPFELGQAKEEDSFVYAGMYI, encoded by the coding sequence ATGCCGATCAAAGTACCCGACAATCTGCCGGCGAAGGAAATTTTATCGAACGAAAACATCTTCGTGATGGACGAATCCCGCGCATTCCGCCAAGACATCCGTCCGTTGCGCATCATCATTCTGAACCTGATGCCGACGAAGGAGACGACCGAGACGCAGCTCCTGCGCCTGCTCAGCAACACGCCGCTGCAGGTCGAAGTCACGCTGCTGCACCCCGAGACGCATCGGTCCAAGAATACGTCCGCGGAGCATCTGGAGTCGTTCTACAAGACGTTCAACGACATCCGCTACGAGCAGTTCGACGGTCTCGTCATTACGGGCGCGCCGGTCGAGCATCTTCCGTTCGAACAAGTCAACTACTGGCGCGAGCTGCAAGAAATCATGAACTGGGCGAACCGCAACGTGACGTCGACGATGTATATATGTTGGGCGGCCCAAGCCGGGTTGTACCACCACTTCGGGGTATCGAAATATGATATGCCGGAGAAAATTTTCGGTGTATTCCCCCATGTCCTGACTTGCTCGAACGTGAAGCTGACGCGCGGGTTCGACGAGATGTTCTTCGTGCCGCAGAGCCGTCACACGGACGTCAAGCAGGAAGATATCGAAAAGGTGCCGGAGCTCGACATCCTCGCGGTGTCGGACGAAGCGGGCGTCTACCTCGTCGCGACGAAGGACGGCAAGCATGTATTCGTCACGGGCCATTCCGAATACGACGCGGAGACGCTGAAGTGGGAGTACGATCGCGACATTAAGAAGGGCATGGACATCGCCGTGCCGAAAAACTACTTCCCGAAGGACGACCCGACCCGCGAGCCGCGCTCGACGTGGAAGGCGCATGCGAACCTGCTGTTTTCCAATTGGTTAAACTACTACGTATACCAAGAAACGCCGTTCGAGCTGGGCCAGGCGAAAGAAGAGGACAGCTTCGTATACGCGGGGATGTACATTTAA
- the corA gene encoding magnesium/cobalt transporter CorA, with protein sequence MKVRLVQQGVFTQIEDPAEALVQPANGFYWIDASPEELETLQPLFHLHELAVEDVMQEEEQRPKLEIHEGHYFIVVNSIRFDDEEFFFRAVNMFLGKHFIITVTRQKVNELRAVKPLLWEEEVNSPDQFLYHLVDRIVDNYFSVADRIEDKIEKLEEDILRHTKKSHLNEIIGLRSEILYLKKVLGPQKEVIGMLARKELRLIDGTLQKYFADMHENALKVTESFDTFRDLMGNLREAYQSSIASRANEIMRVFTAVTTIFIPLTFITGIYGMNLLNLPGEKNPHFAVILIVTMTLLAVGMFFYFRKREWL encoded by the coding sequence ATGAAAGTCAGATTGGTGCAGCAAGGCGTATTTACGCAAATCGAAGATCCGGCGGAAGCGCTCGTTCAACCGGCCAACGGCTTCTACTGGATCGACGCGAGCCCTGAAGAGCTGGAGACGCTCCAACCGTTGTTCCACCTTCACGAGCTGGCGGTCGAAGACGTGATGCAGGAAGAGGAGCAGCGCCCGAAGCTGGAAATTCACGAGGGGCATTACTTTATCGTCGTGAACAGCATCCGGTTCGACGACGAGGAGTTTTTCTTTCGGGCCGTGAACATGTTCTTAGGCAAGCACTTTATTATTACGGTGACGCGGCAGAAGGTGAACGAGCTGCGCGCGGTGAAGCCGCTGCTATGGGAGGAAGAGGTCAATTCGCCCGATCAATTCCTCTACCACTTGGTCGACCGGATCGTCGACAATTATTTCAGCGTGGCGGACCGGATCGAAGACAAAATCGAGAAGCTCGAGGAAGACATTCTTCGACACACGAAGAAGTCGCATTTGAACGAAATCATCGGTCTCCGCAGCGAGATCTTATATTTGAAGAAGGTGCTCGGCCCGCAGAAGGAAGTGATCGGCATGCTGGCGCGCAAGGAGCTTCGGCTCATCGACGGCACGCTGCAGAAGTATTTCGCCGACATGCACGAGAACGCGCTGAAGGTCACGGAATCGTTCGACACGTTCCGCGACCTGATGGGCAACTTGCGCGAGGCGTACCAGTCGAGCATCGCGAGCCGCGCGAACGAAATCATGCGCGTGTTCACGGCCGTCACGACGATCTTCATTCCGCTGACGTTCATCACCGGCATCTACGGGATGAACTTGCTCAACTTGCCCGGCGAGAAGAATCCGCATTTCGCCGTCATCTTAATCGTGACGATGACGTTGCTCGCGGTCGGCATGTTCTTTTATTTCCGCAAACGGGAGTGGCTGTGA